A portion of the Cellulophaga algicola DSM 14237 genome contains these proteins:
- the rpsT gene encoding 30S ribosomal protein S20, giving the protein MANHKSALKRIRRNEAVRIRNKYQHKTMRNALRKIRTEEDKKAAETLFPTVVSMIDRLAKRNIIHANKASNLKSKLSKQIAAL; this is encoded by the coding sequence ATGGCAAATCACAAGTCAGCGTTAAAGAGAATTAGAAGAAACGAAGCAGTGCGTATCCGTAATAAATATCAGCACAAAACAATGCGTAATGCATTAAGAAAAATTCGTACTGAAGAAGATAAGAAAGCTGCTGAAACTTTATTCCCTACTGTTGTAAGTATGATTGATAGATTGGCTAAGCGTAATATTATACACGCTAACAAGGCTTCTAATCTTAAAAGTAAATTATCTAAGCAAATTGCTGCTCTATAA
- the proS gene encoding proline--tRNA ligase, translating into MSKNLTKRSEDYSKWYNELVVKADLAENSGVRGCMVIKPYGYAIWEKMQAALDAMFKETGHENAYFPLFIPKSYLSKEASHVEGFAKECAVVTHYRLKMAEDGSGIIVDPDAKLEEELIVRPTSETIIWDTYRRWIQSYRDLPILINQWANVVRWEMRTRLFLRTSEFLWQEGHTAHATEKEAVAEAEQMMNIYAEFAENHMAVPVIKGLKTETERFAGAIETYCIEALMQDGKALQAGTSHFLGQNFAKAFDVKFTSKEGKQELVWATSWGVSTRLMGALVMTHSDDKGLVLPPKLAPIQVVIVPIYKGDEQLDAISERIAPLLKELRAKGVSVKYDNRDTYKPGFKFAEYELKGVPIRLAIGQRDMDNGTFEVARRDTLEKETVQADEIVAKIEFLLEDIQKNIFQKASDYRENHITEANNYEEFKDILKNKGGFISAHWDGTPETEERIKNETKATIRCIPIDVKLEDGVCILTGKPSKNRVLFAKAY; encoded by the coding sequence ATGAGTAAAAACTTAACGAAAAGAAGCGAGGATTATTCTAAATGGTATAATGAACTTGTTGTAAAAGCCGATTTAGCTGAGAATTCGGGAGTTAGAGGCTGTATGGTCATCAAACCTTACGGGTATGCCATATGGGAAAAAATGCAAGCAGCTTTAGATGCTATGTTCAAAGAAACAGGTCATGAGAATGCCTATTTTCCTTTGTTTATACCCAAATCATATTTAAGTAAAGAAGCGAGCCATGTAGAGGGTTTTGCAAAAGAATGTGCTGTGGTAACGCATTACAGGCTTAAAATGGCCGAAGATGGAAGCGGAATTATTGTAGATCCTGATGCTAAATTAGAAGAAGAGTTAATTGTTAGACCAACATCTGAAACCATTATTTGGGATACTTATAGAAGGTGGATACAGTCGTATCGTGATTTACCAATATTAATTAACCAATGGGCTAATGTTGTGCGTTGGGAAATGCGTACGCGTCTGTTTTTACGTACTTCAGAATTTTTATGGCAGGAAGGGCACACAGCTCATGCTACAGAGAAAGAAGCTGTTGCAGAAGCAGAGCAAATGATGAATATTTATGCTGAATTTGCAGAAAACCACATGGCAGTTCCAGTAATAAAGGGTTTAAAAACAGAAACAGAACGATTTGCAGGAGCAATTGAAACGTATTGTATAGAAGCCCTTATGCAAGACGGAAAAGCTTTGCAGGCGGGTACATCTCACTTTTTAGGTCAGAATTTCGCAAAAGCTTTTGATGTAAAATTTACTTCAAAAGAAGGAAAGCAAGAATTGGTATGGGCTACCTCATGGGGGGTTTCTACACGATTGATGGGAGCTTTAGTAATGACGCATAGTGATGATAAAGGTTTAGTGCTTCCTCCAAAATTAGCGCCAATACAAGTCGTTATTGTTCCTATTTATAAAGGTGATGAGCAGCTAGATGCTATTTCAGAGCGTATTGCACCACTTTTAAAAGAATTACGCGCAAAAGGAGTTTCTGTAAAATATGACAACAGGGATACGTATAAACCTGGATTTAAATTTGCAGAATATGAGCTTAAAGGAGTTCCTATTCGTTTAGCTATTGGTCAAAGAGATATGGATAATGGTACTTTTGAAGTTGCTAGAAGAGATACTTTGGAAAAAGAGACCGTTCAGGCAGACGAAATTGTGGCTAAAATTGAGTTTTTATTAGAAGATATTCAGAAGAATATTTTTCAAAAAGCATCGGATTATAGAGAGAATCATATCACAGAAGCAAATAATTACGAAGAATTTAAAGATATTTTAAAAAATAAAGGAGGATTTATTTCTGCGCATTGGGATGGTACTCCGGAAACTGAAGAGCGAATTAAAAACGAGACAAAGGCAACAATACGTTGCATTCCGATAGATGTTAAGCTAGAAGATGGTGTCTGTATTCTTACTGGAAAACCATCAAAAAATAGAGTGTTATTTGCGAAAGCGTATTAA
- a CDS encoding OmpP1/FadL family transporter — translation MKKYITLIMVAVCAATNAQNIDDVLRYSTDNLQGTARFQAMSGAFGALGGDLSSLNINPAGSAVFNNSQLTISGTNFHTKNKNSYNGSNTFNSTENNFDINQIGGVFVFNNSDPNADWKKFSIGLNFDKVQSFDNYINANYNTTQGIDNYFLSFAQGLPLGPLKLQDGEFIEGAYLDIGSSLGFVEQQAFLGIFGGVIDAVDPDNDNNTEYVSTSEYNSVTQNYRQISTGYNDKYTFNMASQYKDNLYVGASINVHSIFLDQLTELTENGYDASSQVQSTTFDNLLRSRGNAFSFSLGAIAKVNKSVRVGGSYQSPTWYRISDEFSQRINSTIAAEDIGFINFNLINAYDKYTIKTPGKLTGSLALVFGKDGLLSLDYGYQDMSNAELRPDSDPAFAAENNYISNQLQAVSSVRLGGEYRIKQVSLRAGYRYEQSPYESNVIGDLNGISGGLGYNFGPSKLDLAVNSYSQDRNATILSTDPTANLNIDRTNTNVTLSYTINF, via the coding sequence ATGAAAAAGTATATTACTTTAATCATGGTAGCGGTATGCGCAGCTACGAATGCACAAAATATTGATGACGTTTTAAGATATAGTACTGACAACCTTCAAGGTACCGCAAGATTCCAAGCAATGAGTGGAGCATTCGGAGCATTGGGCGGAGACTTATCATCTTTAAACATAAACCCAGCAGGATCGGCAGTTTTTAATAATAGCCAACTTACCATTTCTGGAACTAATTTTCACACGAAAAATAAAAACTCCTATAATGGTAGCAATACTTTTAATTCCACGGAAAATAATTTTGATATCAATCAGATAGGTGGTGTATTCGTATTTAACAATAGTGATCCAAATGCGGACTGGAAAAAATTTAGCATAGGATTAAACTTTGACAAAGTACAAAGTTTTGACAATTACATTAACGCGAACTACAATACGACCCAAGGCATAGATAACTATTTTTTAAGCTTTGCTCAAGGCCTACCATTAGGACCTTTAAAACTACAAGACGGGGAATTTATTGAAGGTGCTTACTTAGATATTGGCTCTTCTTTAGGCTTTGTAGAACAGCAAGCCTTTTTAGGAATATTCGGGGGTGTAATTGATGCTGTAGACCCTGATAATGACAACAATACGGAGTATGTATCTACAAGTGAATACAATTCGGTTACTCAGAATTATCGTCAGATAAGTACAGGATACAACGATAAATACACTTTTAATATGGCTTCTCAATATAAAGACAATTTATATGTTGGAGCCTCTATTAATGTACACAGCATATTCCTAGATCAGCTTACTGAACTTACTGAAAACGGTTATGATGCAAGTTCACAAGTACAGTCTACCACGTTTGATAATTTATTACGCAGTCGCGGAAATGCCTTTTCATTTAGCTTAGGTGCTATCGCAAAAGTAAATAAGAGCGTAAGAGTTGGAGGTAGCTACCAATCTCCTACATGGTACAGAATTTCAGATGAATTTTCTCAACGTATTAATTCAACGATAGCAGCTGAGGATATTGGTTTTATTAACTTCAACCTTATTAATGCCTACGACAAATACACCATTAAAACTCCAGGAAAACTAACGGGAAGTTTAGCGTTAGTTTTTGGAAAAGATGGCTTACTGAGTTTAGATTATGGATATCAAGACATGTCTAACGCGGAACTAAGACCAGATTCAGATCCTGCTTTCGCTGCTGAAAACAACTATATTTCAAATCAACTACAAGCTGTTTCTTCTGTTAGACTTGGTGGAGAGTACAGAATTAAACAAGTGAGCTTAAGAGCGGGATATCGCTACGAACAAAGTCCTTACGAAAGTAATGTTATAGGAGATTTAAACGGAATTTCAGGTGGTCTTGGATACAATTTTGGCCCTAGTAAACTAGATTTAGCCGTTAATTCTTATTCTCAAGATAGAAATGCTACAATTTTAAGTACAGATCCTACCGCAAATTTAAATATTGACAGAACAAATACGAATGTTACGCTGTCCTACACGATAAATTTCTAA
- a CDS encoding T9SS type B sorting domain-containing protein, producing MATKYTKLTVYEVNNPYHRPLHTMRLFLSMLCFMLFMTTSAQNSPDCRTAIPVCADIPYLGLADGLGDIEDFDPEVITQTGCLEKGSVSSANVENNTSWFVFRAGTDGQVGFDIEALSDTAEWDFAVYGPDVDCGTISDGTAAPIRCNYEVNTTSFTGLGINPENGDEGRPNQTQSLNTYDEYLNVSAGEIYYILINNFNTNFDDEAEPFELTFTGSSVDEDQDNALDCTLRDEFLGFDIAACEGDPAITLSALRSPAGPDVVNVVWSVDYEDDGVIDAELLNGALSEAEELVIATEFGNSGRYFVEITTSLATTIVDDILITVFGTPVLEEVIILNSNITNDPDQNNIEIVVEDLRGNGEYEYAINGGVFRGVPVFYDVPPGINTVIINDKNGCGTTEAIEFLVIGYPKFFTPNGDLINDTWNIKGIEDPSIIDPVVFIFDRYGKLLKQLDANSTWDGTYSGSPMPSSDYWFRFEYAETENGVVVAKILQNHFTLKR from the coding sequence ATGGCGACTAAATATACTAAACTAACCGTATATGAAGTTAATAACCCATATCACAGACCACTACACACAATGAGACTATTTTTAAGCATGCTATGTTTTATGTTGTTTATGACAACCTCTGCTCAAAATTCACCAGATTGTAGAACCGCTATTCCTGTTTGTGCAGATATTCCTTATTTAGGCCTTGCAGACGGTTTGGGAGATATAGAAGATTTTGATCCAGAAGTGATTACGCAAACGGGATGTTTAGAAAAAGGTAGTGTAAGTTCTGCTAATGTTGAAAACAATACATCTTGGTTTGTTTTTAGGGCAGGAACGGATGGTCAAGTTGGTTTTGATATTGAAGCACTATCAGATACTGCGGAATGGGATTTTGCAGTGTACGGCCCTGATGTAGATTGCGGGACTATTTCTGATGGTACTGCAGCGCCTATTCGTTGTAATTATGAAGTGAATACCACAAGTTTTACAGGTTTAGGTATTAATCCAGAGAATGGTGATGAAGGTAGGCCTAATCAGACTCAGAGTTTAAATACTTATGATGAGTATTTAAATGTTTCAGCAGGAGAAATCTATTATATCTTAATTAATAATTTTAATACAAATTTTGATGACGAGGCAGAGCCTTTTGAGCTTACATTTACAGGAAGTTCGGTAGATGAAGATCAAGATAATGCCTTAGATTGTACCTTGAGAGATGAATTTTTAGGGTTTGATATTGCAGCTTGTGAAGGAGATCCGGCTATTACTTTAAGTGCATTGCGTTCTCCTGCAGGACCAGATGTTGTAAATGTAGTGTGGTCTGTAGATTATGAAGATGATGGTGTTATTGATGCAGAGTTGCTAAATGGTGCTTTAAGTGAGGCTGAAGAGCTTGTTATTGCGACTGAGTTTGGTAATTCTGGTAGGTATTTTGTAGAAATAACGACTAGTTTGGCAACGACCATTGTTGATGATATCTTAATTACCGTATTTGGCACTCCAGTGTTAGAAGAGGTAATCATTTTAAATTCTAACATTACTAATGATCCAGATCAAAATAATATTGAAATAGTTGTAGAAGATTTGCGAGGTAATGGCGAATATGAGTACGCTATAAATGGTGGAGTATTTAGAGGTGTTCCAGTATTTTATGATGTGCCTCCGGGAATAAATACAGTTATAATTAATGATAAAAATGGATGTGGTACTACGGAAGCTATAGAATTTTTAGTAATAGGGTATCCTAAGTTTTTTACGCCTAATGGAGATTTAATAAATGATACTTGGAATATTAAAGGAATAGAAGATCCCAGTATAATAGATCCGGTGGTTTTTATCTTTGATCGTTATGGTAAATTATTAAAGCAATTAGATGCCAATAGCACTTGGGATGGTACATATTCGGGAAGTCCAATGCCGTCTTCTGATTATTGGTTCAGGTTTGAATATGCTGAAACTGAAAATGGAGTAGTGGTAGCCAAAATACTTCAAAACCACTTTACGCTAAAACGATAA
- a CDS encoding T9SS type B sorting domain-containing protein produces the protein MRFILFLFLFSNFSVAQISPDCSTAIPICNNTPVNSGTDNYGVDDFNGNARSGCLERTTSGAIESNSAWYRFRTSATGQLGFNISTDIAEDWDFALYKTNDCAALGEPVRCNFLDNDDQNSFLGVGEDPTGATNNVQYEEWLSVVPGEEYYLLINNFSNINSGFSIQFSGDIFITNPYDALDCTIISNLLGPPIAACESDFIMLDAATSDALSYEWYRNDGSGYSQIIGEVNATLNVLNSSAYRVVVNRAAGNSISDVQVSFTPNPIANPIQDSYFCFDDLTFELNSLDNEVLGTQDPKAYLVTYHATFTEAVTGVNSLANSHIKAAGTETIYVRVSSFANPKCYDASQDFQLIVSEQIVQDFPETVYLCEAISSAIIGDDTPNANFTYAWSTGENTPTISVTDSGVYTLVITTTVGSLVCSASFNVALVISKSPKITGVRIDDLQADNSVVVSTELAGDYEYQLDDEPYQSSPQFNTVLPGMHTITVNDLEGCGIATETIVVVGFERFFTPNGDGINDIWSVSGLATLDTPILLIFDRYGKLLQQLNSSQTGWDGFYNGIQMPASDYWFQLSFLETDGSRVTAKYINNHFSLKR, from the coding sequence ATGAGATTTATTTTATTTTTATTTTTATTTTCAAATTTTTCCGTTGCACAGATTTCTCCTGATTGTTCAACGGCTATACCTATTTGCAACAATACCCCGGTTAATAGTGGTACAGATAATTATGGTGTAGATGATTTTAATGGAAATGCTAGATCTGGTTGTTTGGAGCGTACCACGTCGGGTGCAATCGAATCAAATTCAGCATGGTATAGGTTTAGAACTTCTGCCACAGGGCAGTTGGGTTTTAATATTAGCACAGACATTGCTGAAGATTGGGATTTTGCCCTTTATAAGACGAACGATTGTGCAGCTTTAGGAGAACCTGTACGCTGTAATTTTTTAGATAATGACGATCAAAATAGTTTTCTAGGAGTAGGAGAAGATCCTACGGGCGCTACGAATAATGTGCAATATGAAGAATGGTTGTCTGTTGTGCCAGGTGAGGAGTATTATTTGTTGATTAATAATTTTTCAAACATAAATTCTGGATTCTCCATTCAGTTTTCTGGAGATATTTTTATAACGAACCCCTATGATGCCTTAGATTGTACTATAATTAGTAACCTTTTGGGTCCGCCTATTGCGGCATGTGAATCAGATTTTATTATGCTAGATGCAGCGACTTCAGATGCGCTAAGCTATGAATGGTATCGAAATGATGGTAGTGGTTATTCTCAAATTATAGGAGAAGTGAATGCAACATTGAATGTGTTAAACTCTTCAGCGTATCGTGTTGTCGTAAATAGAGCAGCAGGTAATAGTATAAGTGATGTGCAGGTATCTTTTACGCCAAACCCTATCGCAAACCCAATTCAGGATAGCTATTTTTGTTTTGATGATCTTACTTTTGAGTTAAATAGTTTAGATAATGAAGTTTTAGGAACTCAAGATCCTAAAGCTTATTTGGTTACGTATCACGCAACATTTACCGAGGCTGTTACCGGAGTTAATAGTTTGGCGAATAGTCATATTAAAGCTGCGGGTACAGAAACTATCTACGTTAGAGTGTCTTCTTTTGCAAATCCTAAATGTTATGATGCCTCTCAAGATTTTCAATTGATAGTTTCGGAGCAAATTGTACAAGATTTTCCAGAAACAGTATATTTATGTGAGGCTATTTCATCTGCTATTATTGGGGATGATACACCAAATGCAAACTTTACTTACGCTTGGAGTACGGGAGAAAATACGCCAACTATTAGTGTTACAGATTCAGGAGTGTATACTCTTGTAATAACAACTACGGTAGGTTCACTTGTTTGTAGTGCTTCATTTAATGTTGCTTTAGTTATTTCAAAATCTCCAAAAATAACGGGTGTCCGTATAGATGATTTGCAGGCTGATAATAGCGTAGTAGTTTCGACCGAGTTAGCTGGAGATTATGAATATCAGTTAGATGATGAACCGTATCAATCTAGTCCGCAATTTAATACTGTGTTGCCGGGTATGCATACGATAACGGTAAATGATTTAGAGGGCTGTGGTATTGCTACAGAGACGATTGTAGTCGTAGGATTTGAACGGTTTTTTACACCTAATGGAGATGGTATTAATGATATTTGGTCTGTATCGGGTTTAGCTACATTAGACACTCCAATTTTATTAATTTTTGATAGGTATGGGAAACTGTTACAGCAATTAAATAGTTCTCAAACAGGATGGGACGGATTTTATAATGGAATACAAATGCCAGCATCAGACTATTGGTTTCAATTAAGTTTTTTAGAAACTGATGGCAGTAGGGTTACTGCAAAATATATAAATAACCACTTTTCATTAAAGCGTTAG
- the folE gene encoding GTP cyclohydrolase I FolE: MKIDSTLEDQFEEIGDNHVSTSEDTPLLDNAFDLSDEEKIVKIKANVSEIMETLGLDLTDDSLKGTPNRVAKMFVNEIFSGLHPDKKPKSSTFDNKYKYGEMLVEKNITLYSTCEHHFLPIVGRAHVAYISNGTVVGLSKMNRIVDYFAKRPQVQERLNIQIVRELQKVLNTEDVACIIDAKHLCVNSRGIRDIESSTVTAEYGGKFKEEATRKEFLNFIQLETRF, translated from the coding sequence ATGAAAATTGACAGTACATTAGAAGATCAATTTGAAGAAATTGGAGATAATCATGTTTCAACTTCTGAAGATACCCCATTACTTGACAATGCTTTTGATTTGAGTGATGAAGAAAAAATAGTAAAGATAAAAGCTAATGTTTCTGAAATTATGGAAACCCTTGGCTTAGACCTTACTGATGACAGTTTAAAAGGAACTCCTAATCGAGTAGCCAAAATGTTCGTTAACGAAATATTTTCTGGCTTACACCCTGACAAAAAACCAAAATCTTCTACGTTTGATAACAAATACAAGTATGGAGAAATGTTGGTGGAAAAAAACATAACACTTTACAGTACTTGTGAGCACCATTTTTTACCTATTGTTGGTAGAGCACATGTAGCTTACATATCTAATGGTACCGTTGTTGGGCTTTCTAAAATGAACCGTATCGTAGATTATTTTGCAAAAAGACCACAAGTACAAGAGCGCTTGAATATTCAAATTGTAAGAGAATTACAAAAAGTATTAAATACCGAAGATGTTGCCTGTATTATTGATGCAAAACACCTTTGTGTTAATTCTAGGGGTATCCGCGATATTGAAAGCAGTACTGTTACGGCTGAATATGGTGGAAAATTCAAAGAAGAAGCAACACGTAAAGAGTTTTTAAATTTTATTCAGTTAGAAACAAGGTTTTAA
- the cysS gene encoding cysteine--tRNA ligase, with product MQLYKTQHLKVYNSLTGQKEPFTSIHEGAIGMYVCGPTVYSNVHLGNCRTFMSFDMIFRYFKHLGYKVRYVRNITDAGHLENDAEDGEDKIAKKARLERIEPMEVVQRYTVDFHNILQKFNFLPPSIEPTATGHIIEQIEIIKEILEKGFAYEVNGSVYFDVPKFNETHNYGKLSGRKLEDMIANTRELAAQDDKHSPQDFALWKKAEPQHIMRWPSPWGDGFPGWHLECTAMSTKYLGETFDIHGGGMDLKFPHHECEIAQAEASNGVSPVNYWLHANMLTLNGKKMAKSTGNNILPDEIFSGTNPLLSKAFTPTVVRFFMMQAHYTSILDLSNDALLASEKGFLKLMEALNTIHKLETNSSSDFDFNAWQQKCYDAMNDDFNTPTLIAHLFEAVKHINAIKEGKESISEMDKALLNNTFNAFIFDILGLEDKNDANSDTDKLSGVVALLIQLRKEARDNKDFATSDIIRDQLAELGIQLKDGKEGTTFSVL from the coding sequence ATGCAGTTATATAAAACTCAACATTTAAAAGTTTATAATTCATTAACCGGACAAAAAGAACCATTTACATCTATTCACGAAGGTGCTATTGGTATGTATGTTTGTGGGCCTACAGTATACAGTAATGTGCATTTAGGAAACTGCAGAACATTCATGTCTTTTGATATGATTTTTAGATATTTTAAACATTTAGGCTATAAAGTACGCTATGTACGTAATATTACGGATGCAGGCCATTTAGAAAATGATGCCGAAGATGGTGAGGATAAAATTGCTAAGAAAGCACGTTTAGAACGTATTGAACCAATGGAAGTTGTGCAACGGTATACTGTTGATTTTCACAATATTCTACAAAAATTTAATTTCTTACCACCAAGTATTGAGCCTACGGCAACGGGTCACATTATTGAGCAGATTGAAATTATAAAAGAAATTTTAGAAAAAGGTTTTGCCTACGAAGTGAATGGTTCTGTATATTTTGATGTCCCAAAATTTAACGAAACACATAATTACGGCAAACTAAGTGGCCGTAAGCTAGAAGACATGATTGCGAATACTCGCGAATTAGCGGCTCAAGATGACAAGCATAGTCCGCAAGATTTTGCCCTTTGGAAAAAAGCGGAACCACAACATATCATGAGATGGCCTTCACCTTGGGGAGATGGCTTTCCAGGCTGGCACTTGGAATGTACTGCGATGAGTACAAAATATCTTGGAGAGACATTTGATATTCATGGTGGTGGTATGGATCTAAAATTTCCGCATCATGAATGTGAGATTGCACAAGCAGAAGCAAGCAATGGTGTTTCGCCTGTAAACTATTGGCTTCATGCCAATATGCTTACCCTTAATGGCAAAAAAATGGCGAAATCTACAGGAAATAATATTTTACCAGATGAAATTTTTTCCGGTACGAACCCTTTATTATCAAAAGCATTTACCCCTACGGTAGTCCGTTTTTTTATGATGCAAGCGCATTACACTAGTATTTTAGATCTAAGTAACGATGCTCTTCTAGCATCTGAAAAAGGATTTCTAAAACTTATGGAAGCACTAAACACCATACATAAATTAGAGACGAATAGCAGTTCTGATTTTGACTTTAATGCTTGGCAACAGAAATGTTATGATGCCATGAATGACGATTTTAACACGCCAACATTAATTGCTCATTTGTTTGAAGCTGTTAAACACATCAATGCCATTAAAGAAGGTAAAGAATCTATCTCTGAAATGGACAAAGCACTTTTAAACAACACTTTTAATGCTTTTATTTTTGATATTCTTGGCTTAGAAGATAAAAATGATGCAAATTCAGATACCGATAAACTGTCTGGAGTTGTTGCATTATTAATTCAACTTAGAAAAGAAGCAAGAGACAATAAGGACTTTGCTACTTCTGATATTATTAGAGATCAATTAGCCGAGTTAGGCATTCAATTAAAAGACGGAAAAGAAGGCACCACATTTAGTGTTTTATAA
- the yidD gene encoding membrane protein insertion efficiency factor YidD has protein sequence MKKIFIAPFIFLVRFYQLVISPLTPASCRYSPTCSQYTLEALKKHGLFKGGWLALKRIFSCHPWGGKGYDPVP, from the coding sequence TTGAAAAAAATCTTTATTGCCCCTTTTATTTTTTTGGTGCGCTTTTATCAATTGGTAATATCTCCTCTTACGCCAGCAAGTTGCCGCTACTCGCCTACTTGCTCACAATACACCCTAGAAGCATTGAAAAAACATGGGTTATTTAAAGGAGGATGGCTAGCATTAAAACGAATTTTTAGTTGCCATCCTTGGGGCGGAAAAGGGTATGATCCCGTACCCTAG
- the lgt gene encoding prolipoprotein diacylglyceryl transferase — protein MYFLGIIWNPNDTLFKIGFIQIKYYNLLWIAAFAFGWYLMKKIFLKEKKTVEQLDSLFIYTVLATMLGARLGHVIFYDWPYYKNNLIEILLPIKGNPNEALFGFINGYEFTGFTGLASHGAAIGIIVAMYLYVRKHPEFKVLWILDRIVIPVAIGAFFVRLGNFFNSEIVGKTVEKSFLFATKFVRNSDDLPAYKAMQLTNAKTPNIAYSIIENNPKFAAVLDAIPYRHPAQLYEGVCYIFVFIALYYFYWKTEKKDKPGFLFGAFLVLLWSIRFFVEFVKERQNSLDESMELLSIGQWLSIPFVLIGLYFMFRPTKS, from the coding sequence ATGTACTTTTTAGGTATTATCTGGAACCCAAATGACACGTTATTCAAAATTGGGTTTATTCAAATTAAATATTATAACCTTTTATGGATTGCCGCCTTTGCTTTTGGTTGGTACCTGATGAAGAAAATTTTTCTAAAAGAGAAAAAAACTGTAGAACAATTAGATTCGCTTTTTATATACACCGTACTTGCAACCATGCTTGGCGCACGTTTAGGGCATGTAATTTTCTACGATTGGCCCTACTATAAAAATAATTTAATAGAAATATTACTACCTATAAAAGGAAACCCAAATGAAGCCTTGTTCGGTTTCATTAATGGATATGAATTTACCGGTTTTACTGGTCTAGCTAGCCATGGAGCAGCTATCGGTATTATCGTAGCCATGTATCTATACGTACGTAAACATCCAGAATTTAAAGTCTTATGGATTTTAGACCGTATAGTTATTCCTGTAGCAATAGGCGCCTTCTTTGTACGTTTAGGAAACTTTTTTAATTCTGAAATTGTAGGAAAGACAGTTGAAAAATCATTTTTGTTCGCAACAAAATTTGTTCGAAATTCTGATGATCTTCCCGCTTATAAAGCAATGCAATTGACCAATGCTAAAACACCAAATATTGCTTATAGTATTATTGAAAACAACCCTAAATTTGCTGCTGTTTTAGATGCAATACCGTATCGCCATCCTGCACAATTATATGAAGGGGTCTGTTACATTTTCGTATTCATTGCCTTATATTATTTCTATTGGAAAACAGAAAAAAAAGACAAGCCAGGATTTTTATTTGGTGCTTTTTTAGTGCTTTTATGGTCAATCCGTTTCTTTGTAGAATTTGTAAAAGAACGCCAAAATTCGCTTGACGAATCCATGGAGCTACTTTCTATTGGTCAATGGCTAAGTATTCCTTTTGTATTAATAGGATTGTATTTTATGTTTAGACCTACGAAATCATAA
- a CDS encoding DUF192 domain-containing protein → MKITATLLTLITLCLFLSCKEEAKQAIETPAITFKKEGELTIYKAKTDSIIASFDIEIAETDYETETGLMYRKSMKANHGMLFVFPDVALHSFYMKNTEIPLDIIYLTENLKIASFQENAIPFNESGLSSQVPIKYVLEINAGLAEKYLLEVKDSVVYKKL, encoded by the coding sequence ATGAAAATCACTGCTACGCTACTTACACTCATAACACTATGTCTTTTTCTTTCTTGTAAAGAGGAAGCAAAACAAGCTATAGAAACACCAGCTATAACATTTAAAAAAGAAGGCGAATTAACCATCTACAAAGCCAAAACAGATTCTATCATAGCCTCTTTCGACATTGAAATTGCAGAGACAGACTATGAAACAGAAACTGGATTAATGTATAGAAAAAGCATGAAAGCTAATCACGGGATGCTTTTTGTTTTCCCTGATGTTGCCCTGCATTCCTTCTATATGAAAAACACAGAGATCCCTTTAGATATAATTTATCTTACTGAGAATTTAAAAATTGCAAGTTTTCAAGAAAATGCTATTCCCTTTAATGAATCAGGGCTTTCCTCTCAAGTACCTATAAAATATGTACTTGAAATAAATGCAGGGTTAGCAGAAAAGTATCTTCTAGAAGTGAAAGATAGCGTAGTGTATAAAAAACTATAA